From a region of the Calliphora vicina chromosome 4, idCalVici1.1, whole genome shotgun sequence genome:
- the LOC135958744 gene encoding LOW QUALITY PROTEIN: uncharacterized protein LOC135958744 (The sequence of the model RefSeq protein was modified relative to this genomic sequence to represent the inferred CDS: substituted 1 base at 1 genomic stop codon): MQPGIEPGIEHEIEPEIEPGIEPGIEPGIEPKIEPEIEPGIERGIELGIEPXIEPEIEPGMEPEIEPEIEPGIEPAIEPEKPEREPEIEPEREPGIEPGIEPKIEPEIEPGIEPGIEPEIEPGIEPEREPGIEPEIEPGIEPEREPEIEPEREPGIEPGIEPKIEPEIEPGIEPGIEPEIEPEIEPGIEPGIEPGIEPKIEPEIEPGIEPEIEPEIEPKIEPGIEPGIEPGIEPGIEPEIEPEIEPEIEPGIEPEREPGIEPGIERGIEPEIEPEIEPEIEPGIERGIEPGIEPEIEPEREPGIEPEIEPGIEPEIEPEIEPGIEPGIEPKIEPGIEPGIEPGIEPKIEPGIEPEIEPEIEPEIEPEIEPGIEPGIEPGIEPEIEPEIEPEIEPGIEPETEPEIEPELELGLEPELDLVPELK, encoded by the exons ATGC AACCTGGAATAGAACCTGGAATAGAAcatgaaatagaacctgaaatagaacctggaATAGAACCTGGAATAGAACCTGGAATAGAACCTaaaatagaacctgaaatagaacctggaATAGAACGTGGAATAGAACTTGGAATAGAACCTTgaatagaacctgaaatagaacctggaATGGAACCTGAAAttgaacctgaaatagaacctggaATAGAACCTGcaatagaacctgaaa aacctgaaagagaacctgaaatagaacctgaaagaGAACCTGGAATAGAACCTGGAATAGAACCTaaaatagaacctgaaatagaacctggaATAGAACCTGgaatagaacctgaaatagaacctggaATAG aacctgaaagaGAACCTGgaatagaacctgaaatagaacctggaATAGAACCTGAAagagaacctgaaatagaacctgaaagaGAACCTGGAATAGAACCTGGAATAGAACCTaaaatagaacctgaaatagaacctggaATAGAACCTGgaatagaacctgaaatagaacctgaaatagaacctggaATAGAACCTGGAATAGAACCTGGAATAGAACCTaaaatagaacctgaaatagaacctggaatagaacctgaaatagaacctgaaatagaacctaaAATAGAACCTGGAATAGAACCTGGAATAGAACCTGGAATAGAACCTGgaatagaacctgaaatagaacctgaaatagaacctgaaatagaacctggaATAGAACCTGAAAGAGAACCTGGAATAGAACCTGGAATAGAACGAGgaatagaacctgaaatagaacctgaaatagaacctgaaatagaacctggaATAGAACGAGGAATAGAACCTGgaatagaacctgaaatagaacctgaaagaGAACCTGgaatagaacctgaaatagaacctggaatagaacctgaaatagaacctgaaatagaacctggaATAGAACCTGGAATAGAACCTAAAATAGAACCTGGAATAGAACCTGGAATAGAACCTGGAATAGAACCTAAAATAGAACCTGgaatagaacctgaaatagaacctgaaatagaacctgaaatagaacctgaaatagaacctggaATAGAACCTGGAATAGAACCTGgaatagaacctgaaatagaacctgaaatagaacctgaaatagaacctggaATAGAACCTGAAacagaacctgaaatagaacctgaactagaactaggacttgaacctgaactagatctaGTACCTGAACTGAAGTAG